CTTGATGATCTCATTGGCCTGGATCTCGATGTCCGAGATCTGGCCGCCCACGCCGCCGTGCGGCTGGTGGATCATGACCTTGCTGTGCTTCAGGGCGTACCGCTTGCCCTTCTCGCCGCCGGCCAGCAGCACGCTGCCGCCCGACGCCGCCAGGCCGACACAGTAGGTCGCGACCGGGCAGGTCACGACCTGCATGGTGTCGTAGATGGCCATCGTGGCGGTGACGCTGCCGCCGGGCGAGTTGATGTAGAAGTGGATGTCCTTGCGGCGGTTCTCGCTCTGCAGGTACAGCAGCTTCATCACCAATTCGTTGGCGTTGCCGTCCCAGATCTCGCCCTGCAGGAAGATCACGCGGTTCTCCAGCAGCAGGTCGCCGAGGGTCATCTGGCGCTGACGCTGATAGTCCCGCGCCGCGCGGGCGGGCGAGTACTGCGCGTCGATCTGCGACGCGCCTGTTAACAAACCGAGGGGGTCGGTCATGCTGACTCCTCCTGTGAGCGGCCGCCCCGGCTGGGCGGCGTCCTGATGTAACGTGGCCGCGCGGCCACGCCGCGCGGTTGGCAAGCGGGCGCCGGGCGGCGCCGGCTACTGGTCGGCGTCGGCCTTGGCTTCCTCTTCCGCCTTCTCGACCGCCTCGGGGATGTCGCCGCCGCCGCCGGCGATGGCCAGCGGCACGGCCTCGGTGTCGTCCTTGGTCGGCTCGTACGGCTCGTCGGTGAACTTGGCCTCGGCCTGGACGGCCTCCATCACCTTGCGTTCAACGATCTGGTTCCGCAGCACGTCCATCAGGCCGCGCTTCTCGAGCTGGGCCCGGACCCGGCGGGGCGACTCGCCGGACTGCATCGACATCAGGAAGATCTCCTTCTCGAAGTCGCCGTCCTCGACGTCGATGCTCTCTTCCTCGGCGATCCGCTCCAGGATGAAGTGCTCCTTGAGGGCCGTCGCGGTCGACTCGGCGCTGTTCTGACGCAGCGAGTTCTCGCGGGCGCGGATCTCCGACTCGCTGAAGCCGCTGCGGCGCAGCTCCATGATGGCCCGCTCCAGCTCGCGGGCGCTCTGCCGCTTGAGCAGCCCCGGGGGCAGCTCCCAGTTGGCCGACTCGGTGAGCAGCTCGGTGATCTGGCCGCGGGCCTTCTGCTGCTGGGCGTACTCGAGCTGCCGCTCGAGGTTCTGCTTGACGGCGTCGCGGAGGGCCTCCTCCGACTCGAAGCGGCCGAGCTCCTGCAGGAAGTCCTCGGTCAGCTCGGGGAGCTTCAGCTTCTTGACCTCCAACACCTCGAACTCGACCTCGACGTCCTTGCCGCGGAGCTCCTCGTTGGCGGCCCCGGCGCCGACGGTCACCTTGGTCGACTTCTTGTCGCCGGCCTTGGCGCCCTTCATCAGCTTGGCGAAGCCCTCCAGCTTGGCGTCGCTGAAGCTGAGCGTGTCGCGGAGGCGGAGCACCAGCTCCTCGTCCTCGGCGACCACCTTGCCGTCGGCCTTGCTGGTGATGTTGGCGGTGATGTAGTCGCCGTCGTCGGCGGCGCCGTCGTGCGGCGCGAGCTGGCCGTAGCGGGCCAGCATCTGCTGCAGATTCTTGTCGATGTCCTCGTCGGTGAAGTCGTGCTTGGGCCGCTTGATCTTCAGGCCCTTCCACTTCGGCATGTCG
This genomic interval from Posidoniimonas corsicana contains the following:
- a CDS encoding ClpP family protease produces the protein MTDPLGLLTGASQIDAQYSPARAARDYQRQRQMTLGDLLLENRVIFLQGEIWDGNANELVMKLLYLQSENRRKDIHFYINSPGGSVTATMAIYDTMQVVTCPVATYCVGLAASGGSVLLAGGEKGKRYALKHSKVMIHQPHGGVGGQISDIEIQANEIIKTRDALDQILADHCGRTVDELVKARDRDFYLSAQEAKDFGVVDEIMSKPPGAEEGEDD
- the tig gene encoding trigger factor is translated as MAETDETRDDEETTDVAVQDGPAAEDGEDQPLDLKVDIEKPSACERHVSVTVSRADIDRYLDDAYSTLMPTAAVPGFRAGRAPRKLVEQRFKSEVVDQVKGSLLMDSLTQISEEGSFAAISEPDLNLDAVELPEDGPLTFEFDIEVRPDFDMPKWKGLKIKRPKHDFTDEDIDKNLQQMLARYGQLAPHDGAADDGDYITANITSKADGKVVAEDEELVLRLRDTLSFSDAKLEGFAKLMKGAKAGDKKSTKVTVGAGAANEELRGKDVEVEFEVLEVKKLKLPELTEDFLQELGRFESEEALRDAVKQNLERQLEYAQQQKARGQITELLTESANWELPPGLLKRQSARELERAIMELRRSGFSESEIRARENSLRQNSAESTATALKEHFILERIAEEESIDVEDGDFEKEIFLMSMQSGESPRRVRAQLEKRGLMDVLRNQIVERKVMEAVQAEAKFTDEPYEPTKDDTEAVPLAIAGGGGDIPEAVEKAEEEAKADADQ